The Labeo rohita strain BAU-BD-2019 unplaced genomic scaffold, IGBB_LRoh.1.0 scaffold_541, whole genome shotgun sequence genome contains the following window.
GGACCTCAATATCAGTTAATCTGCTAATTATTTTATCCATTACTCAACTGATTGTTTGGTTTGTAAGAATTATGAAACTAGTGAGAAATTACACATTActcaaaaatatatcattaCAAATGTTGTGAACAGTTCAAAcctcaaaatgattaaaaatacatagtaatcaagcaactaaaatttaaaaatgcaaatcttACAATTCTCTAAGCTGGAACcatgaaatgtttttgcattaaaattatCAACAAATTAGttgccaaatatatatatatatatatatttttttttttttttttgccaactGACTACTTGTATTGGCTGTGTACTTATATTGTAAGTATAAACTAcagagtagttttatttataccAAAATGCCATATTTTATAAGGTCTTCATGTGCTGTCAAGttcagtaaaaagttttttttttttctttgaactgCAGCCTAGAACAACTAAAAAGTGTCATGAAAAGACACAAATCATCGAAAGAGCAAGTAGCTCAAATCTATACTTCCGTACAGTATTTAGCCTTACAATAATGCACTTAATTTCCACCACTGACTAGTTGTAGAGGCATGCATGCATTTCTATGTGAAAAAAGAGACTACACTTTGGTTGTATTTATAAGGTGATGAAAAGCAGATTTTATTACACTCTTGAGATTCAGAGTTAAGGTCAAGGTCactgtcaagttaaaaaaaaaaaaaaaagggtcagttttttttttttttttttttttgttcattacaGTTCGTCATCAGAAATTTCAAAGTCACTGTCATAGTCATCAGCTGATGGTTTGTTTAAGAAGTTGGTGTTCTCTGCTCCAGACAAAACTTGCAGATAACAGTCTCTTGCTTGCACCCTCATATCTCTGATTTTACGTTGCTTTTTGTGGATGATGCTCTGCAGGCCTTTCAGACCCTCTTCACTTAGGCCACACAGCGAACCTTGaaagaacaacaaaataacattaaGCCTCCATTAGAAACTTTATAAACAGTCATCCTTGTTGTGTATGTGTCTTAGGGCCTATGCCTTTGCTTATGTTTGTACCACACATTACAAATACATACTTTGCAGTGTCTCACTGGCAAACAAGCAGGACAGTTCTCTGAGGGTCTTAGCACGAGTTGAAAGATATTTCCAATGGTGGTCCATCTCTGCAACAAGAATCTTCTGCTCCTCCTGAAGTCGCCTTACTGACATGATGATGTCGAATGCCTTTCTTTTTGTCCTTAGATCGACAGAGTCTAGAATGCATGAGAAAAACTTACATCATATGGGGTTGCAAATTGACATTTGAGGCATTGTGGGTAATGTGTATAAgtgtataaatgtgtgtaaatgtgtataaatgtgTAAAGGCTAGTGTACATACCACTGTGTGGCAGCTGCCATGGCCAAGCTGTCTCACCAGACAAAATGGTTTCCAAGCACAGAGTTTCTGTGTTTGGAACCATTCTGTTGTATGTCTCTACAAGTGATGTCAGAATGCCCTtctcctccctgatcttgcggCGGATCCTTGCACGACCTTTGTTGCCATCTGTATCTTTATAGAGACGCTGGGAACGCCTCTTGACACTTGCCACCAGCACCTCAATTCTGTTGGCCAAGGCATCAACATCATTTGTGGTTGTTGTTATTGCTGAAAAGATATAGGTGGGACAAAATTACAATAACGgtaacaattacaattatttaagaCTAAAAGTATTactagaaatatataaatactagtAATTTCCTCACCGTCTGCCCAATCCTTTACATCATTGACCCAGTCTTCCAATTGGCTCTCTGTCACTGCCAGTTCAACTTTCATGGACTCTAGGTTTTGCAACTGGCTTTGCAGAGCTTTTGTGGTCTGCAATGGCAAGCAATTACAGCTattacaaaaacaagaaaatgttttatttttaatgcacagCTTCAAACACTAATAATATACATTACTAAACATCTAAACAAATTCTACTGATGTCATTACCTTCTGATATCGACGGGTCAGTGCAGTGGCCAAATTGTTGAACTTTTGCTGATTCCAGCGCATGACCATGAGAGTCAGCATGTCTGTGCGtcctgcaaaaacagaaaatatcatGATACCATATTCCCCCTACTTATTATCTAATGATGTAACTAGTGCAGTACTGTATGTGGTCATTTTTACCTGCTTTGGACATGTGTTTTGTGGTCACTGCAATCCTAGAGAGGAAAGCATTACACTGTTCCACCTCCTCCCCTAGTGTTAAACCTGCCCCATCCTGATATGCCCCGCTCCATTTTACCtgattagtaataataataacaataataataatgctgagaaagtttttacatttatttgcagATGTTCAGTTTTAATAATCACATAGTAAAGTTCACCTACCTCACATTTAAAATCATGGGCTTTGGCATGGAATACTGAAAGGAAGGGCTTCATGTTAAGAAGGTGCTGGAGCTCTGGGCAGCTTTTTGCAACTCTTTGGAGGTATGGCCAATATTTGCAGGTCACAtccatacaaaaaaaagtgatttgcCTACTGGCCAGCTTTTCTTGCAGGTACAGGGGATATGCAAAAATTTCCCCCCTGTACATATTTAAAGCACAGAGCAGCACTCCGTGCCGACACACCGCAAGCTCCAGTCCCTCCTCATCTACCTTGCTGGCAGATCTTTGAGAGGTCTCTCTGGCTGCTGACCACTCTCCTCCACAAACACCTCTTCCACTGACCTATAATATGGAAAATGGttgatgaaaacttttgagtaGGAGATAAATGTAATCCTGTACGTAGTCGAATCATCTGCGATTATACATGTTTAGATGTCTTGTGAATATAGTCCACAAATCTTGTCACATCTTCATCCTTAGCGATAAAGATGTCTTCAAAGATGGCCTGTTCCTCAgatctacaaaaaaataataatctgttGTAACTGTAGTCTAATTATACTTGATGCACATTAAAGAGCTATTATTTCTTAATACTATTGATTCAACAGTGTGACATTATACACAGTTTGGAGTACCTAGCTGCATTCTTGAAACGGTAATGCTTGCGGTTTCCATCTACTGAAACTGCCAGCATATCTGGGGTGCACGCAGGACAGATAAAGTGCTCTTCCTTGCAGATTTTGTCCACCTCATATCGCACAGCCTCCCACTCAAAAAAACTTTTCTGGAAACTGTCCGTGGAGATCTTGCCAGTCTATTAAAAGTAAGGAAACCAATAGCTAATAATGTACAACAAATACATTAgcatcaaactgtttttttaacccACAATACAAAGAGATTAACAATAATGTAggagaaataaattcaaaactCACACGACCAAAGCGGACAGTTCGCTGATCCAGCATTCTTAAAAATGCTTGGCAGGACAGTCCTGGTGCTGCCATCTTCATTtcttcaaatgaaaaaaagacatcTGTGGCATACATTGTGGAAAAGTGAAGGGTCGCAGGCCAGTAATCACTTCGATTTAGGTCGACCACTCCAGCAGCCCAAGTGGCTTGGCATGCCTCACAGCTCAACTCAGGCATGCTTAGATCATATCGTCCTGGAAAAATCAAAAACACGTCCATTTTAATGTAAACTTTATGTTATTAATCAGGGTTTGGAttctttaaacaatttttacattactttgtatactttttaaacattactCAAAAGCCATTTGTAGATTTTACATACAGACCTGTGCTCCCCTATGGGAGTAGAGCACGTATAGATTTTTATCTTCCCTTATCTACCCTTACCATTTATTGTGATTACAGCAACAGTCTTCCCTGGGCTGACCCTCAATGACTCTGGTGAACAACCGCATATTTTGTCAGGAATCTCCACAGGTACAAGCCGCACTGTGAAACATCATGTAAATTAAGATAATTTGTATTGACTGAgtaatataataacattgtAATGGTTCAATGGTAATGAAGAACACTGCTGAAAAATTATACAAGAGTTGCTCAATAAGCTGACTGACACGAAGTGTCCTCATAAATTCAATATCAAACAATACGagacaaaaagacattatttaaatagtaaagctTATGAGGCCTAGCAATTCTCAGAATGATATTTATGTTGTATTGTCATAAACCAGAACTTACCACAATGGGAAAGAGCCTTATCTACAACAAAAGTCGTTGGAGGCAATGGCTGGTAGAATCCAGCCGTCATGGCATCTCGGTTATGGAGAACATGTCTGGTGTGCATGCTGACATCACATTCAGCACAGAAGAAGGGGCGTGGTCGACAGTCACAACACCGGACAGCAGCTGGATTGCTCCCACACTGCTGGCAGATGCGTGTTGCCACATTTTCTTGTGCCGCAGCAGTGTTCACCAGCCGGGGTCTCTCTGCCCTCCACCTCTCTGAAAAGAGACTTTGTCGTGTGCTCCAGTTTGAGGAAGCTAGGAAAGGATCTTTTGAGGTTCCACGAGGTGATGCCTCATCATCTGAGGTATCACTCAGTGAGTGCTGGAGATCTTGCAGAAAACACTCTGTTAAAATAGTAaggaatatttaaaaacagcactTATATATTAAAGTGTACTGCATGGAGTGCCTTTGGCTATAAAAAGGCCAGTAATCTGgcaaattttgaaaatgtaatttacacaAAGAAGTACACACCAACAGTCTCTGGAGCAAAGGTCACCTCACAGTTAGTGTCAGGAGCATTGATGGGAGGATCAGTTTTCTGAATGTGATCAGCTGTaccagataaaaacaaaaaacaaaaaaacaaaaacaacatttacaacAGTTTCAACTTGTCCCAAGGCTAGTGGCACAAATTTACCTCCCTTATTACCAGCTTGAAATGGCATAAGCTCACTGTTTAACATTTAGCTAGAAAGAAGGacaagcatttttattttttatttcccaTGTGGACAGTCCAATTACTTGTCTCTGTCTATAAGGTGTCACATAGATGATGAAAGCAAATAAGAATGCTTGCTGTAGAAGCagatcatttaaaaagaaacaagcTGGTTGGCTACTAACAAGACACATAGAACAAACTGCTTCAAACAAAGCCATACCAAGACCAATAATTTAGTGTAGTTTTACACAAATACTGTATgtaatcaatttattttcatgtcAAAAATCAAATGACCAGTTCAGGTTTGATTGTTTCCCTGACATATTCCTTTTTTGTTACATTCATAAGTGCCTAAACAATGTAGATATTAAATACatcttaaatgaaaaattatactgaccCTTATTTGACTGATTCCTGCTTGACCTTGGTCTTGCATAGACAATGTTTCCATCAATGTCTCTTTTTCTCCAATGCACCCTTGGTTCAGGTGTCTTTACTGGGACTGCTTCCTCCTCTTCCTGCAGCTCACCAAGAAAGTCATCAAGACTTTGGAGCTCATCGCTGAGTTCATGATGATCAACCAGATTATCTAGCTCCATAAACTGTTTTTGGAGTTCTGAATCACTCATGGTGATGGGGAGAAAcacaaacagaaagaaagactcACAACAAAGATGGACGGATACGACAACTACAAGTACATgtaaacagagagagagagagcgagagataCAGAAAGACAAGACGGATGTGGCTCTTAAAAGTGCCTttggtttttgtgtgtgtgtgtatgtgtgtgtctgtgtgtagaGTGGGGTTAAAATAAAGGAGAATGCTGGACGCTGGCAAATTTGAAGgacctgacaaaaaaaaaaaaaaaatcagaactgaactccttacatttttactagTATTTTCTTCATCAGTGTTGTCAGATTGGACAGTTTTTGATTGGTTTTGAGCTGGATAAAATGGGCTTGGACAGGTGGAATTTTGATATTTCTGTTGTGCCAAATGACAGACATGGAAAATAGTTTACAACATAGCTACAATGTAGCTTTCTTTAGAGAAGAACACTTAATTTGCTTTGTTGTgatatattgtaaaattgtgaagAGCCAGAATATTGTTGTaactattaattaatttgtattgtttattattggTAAGATTTGCGTGCTTACTATATAATTTTGTGTGGATTTCAAACAGTTACTGCAAAACACACCAATCTGGCAACACTATTCTTCATCTGAGCATTTATAATTGGCTAAAGTGTTGTGAGCTACTGTAATATGAAAACACACTAAAAATGACAGTCTTCTATGATATTACCTTGCGTGATTATAcgtgaaaaaataaacaaacttgaATTTAATTAGCTAACTTAAATAACCTACTACACATTTGGAGCAGCAAGTTATAGTTTTATATGTCTGTCATTTGCTGCATCACGAAACTGCTAACTTGCACTTCTAAAGGTTTATAAACACAATTTCTTGACCTGACGAAACAGTTTTTGTTCCGTAAATTTAAGGATTATTTCCATCGATATTAATTAACTGTTCTACTTACCGAGTGGAAAATCGCAGTGGATCTTGGGATCGCGCCATACAATGACGTCAGCTCAGCgttgatttattaattaaataaataaataataaatcaataaataaataaataaataaaaaattgaataatCAAGCaaccaataaatacataaataaataaataaacaattaagtaaataagaagttgattgCATCGCATTGCACTGATTAAATCACCGATTAACCAAACACAGCACATTAAATACAGTACGTTTATCAACTTCAACAAGCCTCCGACAAAAAATAGCAGCATTACCTAGAATACACTTTAAGTGCTTACCTCTGTTGCTCGCGCCATGGAGCGTTGTTAAAGTCACCACTGAACGCTGCTTCACACACGGCACTTTCATATTAGACAGcgagtaatttttaaaatcaaaaatcagtTGGAGGACTAGATTACCATGACCTGGGGGCCGCGAACTGACTATCCCTGCCATAACTCATTTATTGTAGCCTATTCTCTTTTATTCCTATTTATCGTCGTTTTCGATCTGTGCTTACCTAACACGTCAAATTTCAACGCCGCAGGCCCCGGTACAGAGTTCTATAGGGAATCCCTGCACGTCGAAAAATGACGTTTAAAAGAATATCAGGGTACCCTGTGcgtcaaaaagtgacgccaaggggtcctgaccaagcgtcagtGATGAATACAAGTATGAATTCCCTTTAAAAACcagtctgtatgtgtgtgtatagacACACGGTGTTCATGACCTCAGGATTTCAGACACAATGACATTGCGACACAAAGCCACTGATAAACTTTCATataattagacaaaaaaaaaattcctgtgTTTGTTCACATTGTGTGCGCAGGTGTGAATGAACTATTTTTATCCTGGTGTTCTTGAAATAGTCTGTCGGTGTCGCTGACGTGATTGTGCTGATTGTGACTGTGTCAGCAGTGATTGTGTGATGAAGGCATCAGGTTTCTCTGTCAGTCTTTCATGAGTTTCTACACTCTGAAGTTCTCGTGTTTGTGTTCAGGTCACAACAAGACTCTCAGAAAAAGCATTTGACTTATAGAGAATCTACAAAAACTGAAGACAGGAGACAAGTTCATGACATGTTGCTGATGTGTTTTATTCTGCTGAATTCACCTCATCTGTGCCAGACAAACTCTCCATCAGTGATGAGTCCTGACGCTTGATTCATCTGTTTCACATCACATGAACAATCACAGctttgtttatgaaatattCTGACGAGTTTGATGACAGTGATGATGATTCAGTGGTATTTTTGTCTCGGTTAACACATTTTGACACATTTCCACAGACTGTCTTTTGCAATTagcacagaaaacacaaaagcattgttaactaactaaaaacattttgtgctgAAATAAAGCTGAGAAAATATGAAACGGCAAAATCTGAAGGAAAATTAAGatgaaattaatttagaaatgaagaggttaaaaaatagaacagaaaagtaaagtaataagtaaataaagtaaattgctaaaaaaaattgaattacaAGGACATTTCACCAGTTTACATACCAGCATTATAAGGACATTTGGGATTACAAGGATATAGGACATGTCCTTATAATTCAAACAATGTAGATTGATCTGTTTAAGCCTCAGGAACAATCTCCTGCTTTTTTTGGGATGTTCCTTTAAACGGGTAAACCGGTTTTCTGGTGTTTTTGAGTGTTTGCCCTCACGCCTCCTATTGGCAGCTTTGTAACTGCTGatttacacacatttacacCTAAATGGGCGGAGACGACTCGGAAAACGCGGGCTGCATTTTGATTGGTTAATCACGCGGAGTGGAGGCGGGGTCTCTCCGGGAGCACAATCTACATATGGACGAGAGTGAGACAGCAGCAGCCAATTAGGAAAGTAAATAAAGTGTTAAGATTTATATATTGATTCATAAAAACTAGTTTTGTCTGTGTGGCTTATTTTCTGTGCATTGTGTTTTGTTGGTAGTCGTTAAAAGATTTATTCACACAGTCATTATCTGCGATTTAAGAAGGatttatctaaataaatgtaGGTCACGTGTTACTTTTGAAAGATTATCAATATTAGCAGTATGTCAGAACTCTAAAGAAGTTGTTATACTTGATCTAActcaaaacatttgattttctgTCTAGCCATCAGTGTAATGTAAAAAGTTTggttgatttaaattaaaagtaagtCTTGTTAGTGTAAAGCAAATACAtttctgtaaattaaattaaaaatattggtttTCATTGTCATGTGACTTCTAACGTCATCCGTGGTCGTGCGCGTGGACGTTCATCTGTCCGCCGTCTTACACCACATGGATTAACTCGGCGTGGTAAAACGGGAATCAAGAAAATTGGTAAGTAGTTTTAAACATACGTTtggacttatttattttttatacattattaacattatatgatttcataaaatattatgttgttTTACATACAGTTAGTATTACTAGTTTGACGGCTCTAACTCGGCTGGAAGGTTTAAGTTTCCCTCATCACGATTTTAAACCGAGtggaaataaaatgataataatacaagTAAACTGCTAGAGGTGAGATGGATTGATATTGAAATGTAGTATAAAGACTGTTTCGGGTACTTTGTTTCAGTGCGTGTACTTTATAGATGGCGCCGCCGTGTAACGCTTTGTAtgaagttttattattatgatgatttttattgatttattatgaaGCTCGCGTTCGCAAGGTATTCGCTGTCCTTACGTGTATAGTCTCTCATTTATGATTAATGTTAACACATAACGTTAGTTTAACCAAACACGTCTTTAGTGATGTGCCTAAACACTTATCAGCATACCAAGTAAAGAAGTCATCTGTTTACTTTTATGTGAGCCACTTTGTTATTTCTCTTTGCTTTTGTAGGATGGGGTACAGCTGaacaacaattatgaaaaacgTAAGTAATTTGCACCTTTTAATTATTGCTTtatctaaaaatgttaaaatgtaagtgACTAATCctgaattttcataatttttaccATGGGATTGTAGTATgtagtgtttttgaaaatgtctttgATGCCTTAATTATACCTTTTGTTGTTTAATGCTTTGTGTGTATTAGAGCCCGACCGATTTATCGGCAGGCCGATATTATCATCCCCATCAGTTCTCTTAACTCAAATAAGCATGACAAAATTCGTGACTATCATGTCCAGTTTTGCTGTTGTTAAATAAGCCGAGAGTGAAGCGGAATTAGCTAGTAATTACGTTACATTGTTACAGTGTAGTTGACTGACTGTCCTTTTAACTTTTGACAGTGAAGTATTTCTTTAATAGCGTGACAGTTATAGCAATGAGAgttatattgaaaatgtatgttttacaatTTGCAGTATGACGTTATCCATTGCTAAATTATGGCTCATCATAGACTAGCTAACCACAAAGCTAGCTAATGCCACTATCAGTGGAAGACcgctaacattaacattaatgagcTTGGAAACCACAATGAACTTATTCTGCCTAAATAAAGTAATGATTACTGCATTTATAACTAGCATATCTCTAGTTACAGTCCctgcattgtaaaatgtaagttagacTTGCGAGGAGTGAACATTTAGACATAGAGAAAAATTATCAAACATAGCTTGTGCATAAATTTAGCTTTTCTTTTACATGTGTGTGAAATCCAATGACGCCAAGTGTGCGTTGCAGACTGTCGTTCAGCCGCAGCATTAACGAGTCACATAATGGATTTAGATCACTAAATAGTAGGTTTTAGAAGGCAGGCAGCAACTGATGATTGAAAATGGTTTGATGTAGCTTGGTGTAAagaactttaatatattttgatgctCCTCTGTTCTGTTGTGACAATAAAAGaaacaagtttatttttaaaatgcattatcatattatgttagttaaaactcataaataaccaaaaatagCTAATGATAGGGAAAtctgttaatgttttgttgcgcgtttcctaaataaaaaaaataaaaaatattggcCGATATATCggaatattggattttaaaaccaataaatatttgtatcggtatcggccttcaaaatcctttatcggTCAGGCTCtagtgtgtatatgtatttttaaaactagTTCTCAaagtgaaataattttttttcagaagtctATGTTTCTCTTTCTTACAGAATAATGCTGAATTTGAGCATCACGACCCTACATTTACAATCGAGAATTATGGCCTCTGTGGACAGACAGAGCTCTCAGCTTCTCCAGGTTATTAGGAGCAAAGGTGGAGTCCTCCATgaaaaaaaggtta
Protein-coding sequences here:
- the LOC127161095 gene encoding uncharacterized protein LOC127161095 isoform X2; the protein is MSDSELQKQFMELDNLVDHHELSDELQSLDDFLGELQEEEEAVPVKTPEPRVHWRKRDIDGNIVYARPRSSRNQSNKADHIQKTDPPINAPDTNCEVTFAPETVECFLQDLQHSLSDTSDDEASPRGTSKDPFLASSNWSTRQSLFSERWRAERPRLVNTAAAQENVATRICQQCGSNPAAVRCCDCRPRPFFCAECDVSMHTRHVLHNRDAMTAGFYQPLPPTTFVVDKALSHCVRLVPVEIPDKICGCSPESLRVSPGKTVAVITINGRYDLSMPELSCEACQATWAAGVVDLNRSDYWPATLHFSTMYATDVFFSFEEMKMAAPGLSCQAFLRMLDQRTVRFGRTGKISTDSFQKSFFEWEAVRYEVDKICKEEHFICPACTPDMLAVSVDGNRKHYRFKNAARSEEQAIFEDIFIAKDEDVTRFVDYIHKTSKHVSGRGVCGGEWSAARETSQRSASKVDEEGLELAVCRHGVLLCALNMYRGEIFAYPLYLQEKLASRQITFFCMDVTCKYWPYLQRVAKSCPELQHLLNMKPFLSVFHAKAHDFKCEVKWSGAYQDGAGLTLGEEVEQCNAFLSRIAVTTKHMSKAGRTDMLTLMVMRWNQQKFNNLATALTRRYQKTTKALQSQLQNLESMKVELAVTESQLEDWVNDVKDWADAITTTTNDVDALANRIEVLVASVKRRSQRLYKDTDGNKGRARIRRKIREEKGILTSLVETYNRMVPNTETLCLETILSGETAWPWQLPHSDSVDLRTKRKAFDIIMSVRRLQEEQKILVAEMDHHWKYLSTRAKTLRELSCLFASETLQSSLCGLSEEGLKGLQSIIHKKQRKIRDMRVQARDCYLQVLSGAENTNFLNKPSADDYDSDFEISDDEL
- the LOC127161095 gene encoding uncharacterized protein LOC127161095 isoform X1, coding for MAGIVSSRPPGHGNLVLQLIFDFKNYSLSNMKVPCVKQRSVVTLTTLHGASNRELQKQFMELDNLVDHHELSDELQSLDDFLGELQEEEEAVPVKTPEPRVHWRKRDIDGNIVYARPRSSRNQSNKADHIQKTDPPINAPDTNCEVTFAPETVECFLQDLQHSLSDTSDDEASPRGTSKDPFLASSNWSTRQSLFSERWRAERPRLVNTAAAQENVATRICQQCGSNPAAVRCCDCRPRPFFCAECDVSMHTRHVLHNRDAMTAGFYQPLPPTTFVVDKALSHCVRLVPVEIPDKICGCSPESLRVSPGKTVAVITINGRYDLSMPELSCEACQATWAAGVVDLNRSDYWPATLHFSTMYATDVFFSFEEMKMAAPGLSCQAFLRMLDQRTVRFGRTGKISTDSFQKSFFEWEAVRYEVDKICKEEHFICPACTPDMLAVSVDGNRKHYRFKNAARSEEQAIFEDIFIAKDEDVTRFVDYIHKTSKHVSGRGVCGGEWSAARETSQRSASKVDEEGLELAVCRHGVLLCALNMYRGEIFAYPLYLQEKLASRQITFFCMDVTCKYWPYLQRVAKSCPELQHLLNMKPFLSVFHAKAHDFKCEVKWSGAYQDGAGLTLGEEVEQCNAFLSRIAVTTKHMSKAGRTDMLTLMVMRWNQQKFNNLATALTRRYQKTTKALQSQLQNLESMKVELAVTESQLEDWVNDVKDWADAITTTTNDVDALANRIEVLVASVKRRSQRLYKDTDGNKGRARIRRKIREEKGILTSLVETYNRMVPNTETLCLETILSGETAWPWQLPHSDSVDLRTKRKAFDIIMSVRRLQEEQKILVAEMDHHWKYLSTRAKTLRELSCLFASETLQSSLCGLSEEGLKGLQSIIHKKQRKIRDMRVQARDCYLQVLSGAENTNFLNKPSADDYDSDFEISDDEL